From Coregonus clupeaformis isolate EN_2021a chromosome 2, ASM2061545v1, whole genome shotgun sequence:
tctatttggttcaggtctggagactggctaggccactccaggtgtttttctgctaaggggacaggacaacctcaccgcatcaaagggacgatggacggggccatgtaccgtcaaatcttgggtgagaacctccttccctcagccagggcattgaaaatgggtcgtggaggggtattccagcatgacaatgacccaaaacacatggccaaggaaacaaaggagtggctcaagaagaagcacatgaaggtgctggagtggcctagccagtctccagaccttaatcccatagaaaatctgtggagggagctgaaggttcgagttgccaaacgtcagcctcgaaaccttaatgacttggagaagatctgcaaagaggagtgggacaaaatccctcctgagatgtgtgcaaacctggtggccaactacaagaaacgtctgacctctgtgattgccaacaagggttttgccctaagtacagtcatgttttgcagaggggtcaaatacttatttccctcattaaaatgcaaatcaatttatacaatttttgacgtgtgtttttctggatttttgttgttgttattatgtctctcactgttcaaataaacctaccattaaaattatagactgatcatgtctttgtcagtgggcaaacgtacaaaatcagcagtggatcaaatacctttttccctcactgtatatcttctTAGAAACATTATTATAGGATGCGAATGTCAGGATTAAAACAGAATTCCTTATATTTATCTTGAAGAGTGGTTGGACATGCAATCAGTGTTTTATAAAGGTGGGTTCCACTGGCCCATATGGGACCTGGACCCCATGATATGATAAGATATATATACGTTTTTGTCTGCACTTTACAAATGCAATTGTCTATACTATTGTCTATAAACTATACACCATTAAAATATCAGTCAAGACAATATGATCATTTTGGAATGACCAtttcattttattattttttttggtcaTACATACAATACAATATTGTTACACATACTCCACCACATAGCATTTAATCTGTTGGTTAAAATGACAGCTCCTACAACATTTCATTCTGGGTTTGCTTTTATCAAGTGATAGTTACCTTGTGAGAACAACATTTCATTCTGGGTTTGCTTTTATCAAGTGATAGTTACCTTGTGAGAACAAAGAATAAAGGATAATACATTACATTGAGAAGACAAAACCATTAATATTCACAAAGTGTTAGAAATAACAATTGCTATGTCGTCAAATAAGTATCATGAGAGGTTTTCAGATGCACTTGTGTTCGTGTCAGTTCAAGCgaaaatgacaacaaaaaaaaaatgtgttataACAATATTATATCACATTGAATCCAGTCCCGTGTCTCATAATGCTCACTTAGTCGTCCCCGAGGGTCTCCCTCTACGGCCGGATTTGCGTGTAAATACAAATGAAATACATGTCATACCAGACAACACAAGACACAGCCACATGCACTCTGGGAGAAGCTTAAGATTCATGTTTTGCTACTGTGTTTTGTGTTGTTTTCTACTCAGATGCATTTTTCAATGTGGAAAACATCAAAAGGACAGGAAGACTTctaataataaagcacatttatatCAGAGAATAAAATAAACTGATGAATAAAACAGATCACATATTTAAACATTTGAACAAAACATCAACCCTTCTCCAGACAGCGAGCATTTCAACAGATTAAGACGAATAATAAGCTATTTCTCTCATTCCTGTTTAGCTAAAGTATACTGATTGTATTTATTATATGCCTCATCATGCAATCTCTGTAAAAAGAAGATAAAATACTTAttggggaaaaaaaaaaaagagagcgaTTTCAGTCTTTGGATAGGGTACAGAATAAATGGTGACGATATTAGCACAATACATTGAAGAGAGGAGGAGCCATTCGTAGGTAGCCATGTCCAGACATATCCAAAAGTCAACCCACATTTTGGCTACACAAgtccctgctggtcatctacaTCCTTTAGGACAAGCACTCAAATTTGAGTTCCAGGCAGTAGATAGAGATGCAGGCAGAACTACTCGTTAGTTTCCTCCACTTTGCCAGTTGGCTCACACAAGCCTCGTTTCTGCATCATGGTGTAAGGGAAAGGGCCCACTTCGCAACTGGCATAGTCCAGTTTCTTGGCTCCGCCGCCGCAGTTACTGAAGTCTAGTTTCTTGGTACCGTCACAGCTCCCGTACTCCAGTTTCTTGAGCCGAGCCAGAGTCTTGATGCTACCAGGAGGCCTGCCAGGGCTAACCTTGTAGCCCGCCGCTTTGGTCGTACCCAGGGGCCTGCCGGGACTGGTCTTGAACCCCGCAGCTTTCGTGGTCCCCAACGGACGTCCGGTGCTTGTCCGGTAACCGGCTGACTTAGTCGTCC
This genomic window contains:
- the LOC121536382 gene encoding UPF0461 protein C5orf24 homolog, translating into MMHQVTSSSNDYCMSGLAEECQHPTSHFDLCSSQSNKFYPSPPPPTLQLPLPNLPPLPHGMHKPMPCQMQQETQNEFNPQTVRIRGASEAPTGPESSKKKKGSVVKSGRRGRPSGTTKSAGYRTSTGRPLGTTKAAGFKTSPGRPLGTTKAAGYKVSPGRPPGSIKTLARLKKLEYGSCDGTKKLDFSNCGGGAKKLDYASCEVGPFPYTMMQKRGLCEPTGKVEETNE